A portion of the Salmo trutta chromosome 1, fSalTru1.1, whole genome shotgun sequence genome contains these proteins:
- the LOC115198709 gene encoding heparan sulfate glucosamine 3-O-sulfotransferase 2-like isoform X2, with the protein MPRTLDSQITLEKTPSYFVTREAPRRIASMSPNTKLIVVVRNPVTRAISDYTQTLSKKPDIPTFEELAFQNRSQGLVDTSWNAIRIGMYIRHLENWLQYFRLSQIHFVSGERLITDPAGELGRVQDFLGLKRIITDKHFYFNRTKGFPCLKKPESSSQPRCLGKSKGRTHVQIDREVIEQLRDFYRPFNIKFYEMVGQDFRWD; encoded by the coding sequence ATGCCACGGACTCTAGACAGCCAAATCACCTTGGAGAAAACCCCCAGCTACTTTGTGACACGAGAGGCTCCCAGACGCATCGCCAGTATGTCCCCCAACACCAAGCTGATTGTGGTGGTGCGTAACCCAGTCACCAGGGCCATCTCAGACTACACACAGACTCTGTCCAAGAAGCCGGACATCCCAACCTTCGAGGAGCTGGCCTTCCAGAACCGGAGCCAGGGTCTGGTAGACACCTCATGGAATGCTATCCGCATAGGGATGTACATCCGCCACCTAGAGAACTGGCTGCAGTACTTTCGCCTCTCCCAAATCCACTTCGTGAGCGGCGAGCGGCTGATCACGGACCCGGCGGGGGAGCTGGGCCGCGTCCAGGACTTCTTGGGTCTCAAACGCATCATCACAGACAAGCACTTCTACTTTAACCGAACCAAAGGCTTCCCTTGCCTGAAGAAGCCGGAGAGCAGCAGCCAGCCCCGCTGCCTGGGCAAGTCAAAGGGTAGAACTCATGTGCAGATAGACCGGGAGGTCATTGAGCAGCTCCGGGACTTTTATAGGCCTTTTAATATCAAATTCTATGAGATGGTGGGGCAAGACTTTAGGTGGGATTAA